The window ATAAatgatgttgaaacttcttgaaatccatatgaactctgataagctggatatggctcaataaatggtccttgtacactttcatacctgaaacatgaattatccacccaattagcattaaaatcatttgaaaatgactcatacctgttttgttgatccaaatttgggtaaatttgatactcaggttgaaaactctgataactctccattccacctccaaaattctgaaaatatggatccatgctaaagaaatctcctattCTTTCAAaacaacactagaaatcgatgTTAGAAGACtctagagcataaagtttcaaacacatgaaaacatgaacagtaaaagcatttaaaaattcaagaataagccaacaagaaaatacaaaaagaaataagcaatcaatcaatcaatcaacatgctcacaaataaaatcaatcaaatccaaaataaacacacattgctagttattccccggcaacggcgccaaaatttggtgtcgccctttttgcatgtcacaaggcgctccaaattaataaagattggaacccatttaagctaaagaaaatgcgtgtagtaaggagtcccaagtcgtatttttccaaggtataCTAGTGAATGTGTACAAATTCTAGAAGTAGTTTCAATCGAATGTGTGTGCATGTCAATGAATCAATTTCTTCAACTACAATTACAGTAGTAATTAAACTCAACTCAACTACTTTTAGAAACCGAATTAGCATTCAATCCTCAATTGCAATCTAATCCACAATTACACTCTAAAGCTCATTCACGAAAATATTGAATAGAGGTAAACTAACAATTCCTCCAATTAAGCATTCACAAATTACATTTGATCACAGCAACAAAAGGAAAATCCTATACAGATATTAAAATCTAGCTAACTAAATCATCAAAACTAAACAAACTAATGTGAATTAAAGCTtctaattcaaaacacaaactagttagcggacaaattaagaagtttatcAAGATCTAACTAAACAATATCAGAACTGGGGTTTCAAGTAAAGAAAACAAAATAGAATTGCATAagaaaaactcaaacaaaacaaCATGGCAAAATAAGGAATCAGATCTTAGAATCTGAGCATGTTTGAGACAATTCAAAGATAAAATAAAGAAAACCTAATCTATGGCATTCCACAACCCAAAACCTCGCCGCAAGCATTCTTCATCCTGCTGTCAACAGAAttgcctcagagaacgcccttgTGGCAATCAGCAACACATCTCGAACTTCCAACTAATCTAACCGATCGTTCatagcctcagagaacgcccatatAGCTCACAATCGGCTGGAGTTTACAATGCACAAGGAAACAACGCTGTGTTCTGGAATTTGCgacaccaatcgattgatcagatcgattcTGGAGTTGCTGATGGAATGAGGAAACGGAAGAGTCGTcggagcctcagagaacgcccttgTAGCTCCGGTGATGATGTAAATCGCGGATCGGAGAACGCCCCTGCGTCCGGATTGCGAAAATGGACAGAACATCCGCTGCGTGGACTGGAGAACGCCCCTGCCACTGCTGTGACCTCGGACAATGAACGCCGTCAGCTCATAGATTGCCGCCGGTGAAGATCGCTAGCATCTGGATCTGGAATCGGAGAATGGGAGTCTCGGCGTCGCGCGACGAAGAGGATGACACTGTAGCACAGAATCGCGAACCGAGctcagctactgtagcttctcacgcaggtttttaaacctcctcagttcAGATCCAACGGCTGAGATTCATTTGGGCtagatcaacggtgaaaagtcatccaaaatccgatctgaatgtactgatgttgatctagggtctggatctactctcctgtaggtcggatcgatcagatcatcactgtaTGGTCCAGATcagcccagtcttcaatgaacggtccagattaatccggctggatcaatggctggatgaactcaaatctggatcaaaacttctggatcttcataaatggctcagatctgctcccctttaagttggatcggccagatcttcaacggatggctcagatctactcaatcttggatgaacggcctataatgctccgaggcttgatcttcttgtttagcccttgatttgagcccaaatgcagcctgatctgatcgggtccatgacccttttgatgcctacaaaataataagcaaatattagcatcaaataccatgaaaatagactaatttgcaattaggtccaaaattgatacaaagtataaaaatgtagtgtaaatgtggattctatatatgaaaactacatcaaaccatgattgtgTGAATaaaaatagtatagtaaaattATGGTTATCACCTACCATTTTTCAAGATCTTGCACCGAGCCACGaagttccagtgggacgaggagtgcaatcgggcgttcgaggagctCAAAACCTATCTCAACTCCttaccagtgttagccaagccaatTGCTGGTGAATCCCTCAAAATGTACCTATCCTCGATCGATCGCGCGGTCGGCTTGGCCCTAGTAAGGCCGGACGGTGAGGAACAGCCTGTATACTTCTTGAGATATATATTAAAAGACGTTGAATCCcactacaccggtctcgagaaacTCGCCTTTGCACTAGTCCTCACCGCTCGGAGGTTTCGTCCGTATTTTCTCGCGCATACCATCATAGTAATGACCAACAGCCCGTTGAGCATggtcctcctcaatccagaagcatcaggacggctgatcaagtggaccacGGAGCTCAGtgagtttgatattcaatatcagcCCCGTGCAGCCATAAAGGCACAATCTCTAGCAGACTTCGTCACCGAGGTGCAAGACCCCGAGCCCGAAGCCACCTGGAAGgtgtatgtggatgggtcttccacctGACAAGTGAGTGGGGTGGGAATACTACTGATCTCCCCCAAAGAAGAATGGATGTAGCTGTCTGTTCGACTGGACTACCGAGCAACCAACAATGAGGCCGACTACGAGGCTCTCATAGCCGGGCTGCAAGCCGCTCGGCACGTAGACGCCATCAGAGTCCTGAttcattcggattcacagttagcCACCCAACAACTCTCCGGAACATTCGAGATCAatagcgctcggctcaagctctacaccGAGACTTTCGAAAAGTTGAAAGTCAACTTCCAGGAGGTGGTCATAAAGAAGGTTTCCCGAGCGGAGAATCAAGCGGCGGACGAACTGGTGAAACTAGCCAGCTCCATATCGTCGACCGTCATTCAGCAGTCGATCGACCAAGTGTCCCTCGTGGCCcatatcgaccggatggaaggactCATCTTTCCCAGCGACTGGAGAACGGCGCTGATAGAGTTTCTGCGAGCAGGAGCTATGCCTTCTGATCGGGAAGAGGCTCAACTGCTAAGAAGGCGAGCGGGCAGATTCACATTAATCGGATATCAGctatacaagaaagctttctcccgaCTGCTTCTCAGGTGTGTCAGGCAGGAAGACATCGACTACATACtgcaggaggtacaccaaggctcctgtggtGGACACCCGGGTGGTCGTTCGCTAGCAAGGAAGATTTTGCtcgctggatacttttggcctacCCTTCAGGAGAACGTCGCTTTGACCGTATCCACTTGCAtgtcctgccaaaagtatcacaatcTCTCACACCGCCTGACGGCGAAAATGAAGACGTCCGCggtatcctgcccgttcgaccagtggggcctAGACATAGTGGGGCCCTTCCCCATGGCAACCAGTCAACGGAAGTTTTTACTCGTAGTCgttgattacttctccaagtgggtagaggccgagttgctagccaggatc is drawn from Zingiber officinale cultivar Zhangliang chromosome 1B, Zo_v1.1, whole genome shotgun sequence and contains these coding sequences:
- the LOC122038107 gene encoding uncharacterized protein LOC122038107, translating into MTNSPLSMVLLNPEASGRLIKWTTELSEFDIQYQPRAAIKAQSLADFVTEVQDPEPEATWKLSVRLDYRATNNEADYEALIAGLQAARHVDAIRVLIHSDSQLATQQLSGTFEINSARLKLYTETFEKLKVNFQEVVIKKVSRAENQAADELVKLASSISSTVIQQSIDQVSLVAHIDRMEGLIFPSDWRTALIEFLRAGAMPSDREEAQLLRRRAGRFTLIGYQLYKKAFSRLLLRCVRQEDIDYILQEVHQGSCGGHPGGRSLARKILLAGYFWPTLQENVALTVSTCMSCQKYHNLSHRLTAKMKTSAVSCPFDQWGLDIVGPFPMATSQRKFLLVVVDYFSKWTTEDSLSVSNSESGAKDTTSSRPSPQWLTPKTMGKSK